Proteins encoded by one window of Deinococcus radiodurans R1 = ATCC 13939 = DSM 20539:
- a CDS encoding ABC transporter permease subunit, with product MSGPGHPGNTDPIRLEHVSVQLGGVPVLRDVTLNVERGEFLAIIGASGGGKSTLLRVIAGLQLPHAGRVEVASPPALVFQDYRLLPWRSALRNVQLPADLGAAAGGNGGLDAKEALRLVGLEATPTIFRRISGGMRARVALARALAQSGDILLLDEPFAALDALVRERFNEELRHLHEKTGRTTVLVTHSIREAALLADRVAVLRGGQLVEVLDTRGAGRVSAYTDGIEARLRDLLGAGDSTRLQVAPRRRPSASALLPLLALLLAGIAWQVAAVRLAQPFLLPAPAAVWAKLTGNAPTLFASLWVTARTALLGTLLGGLGGLLLGYPIAKSRALERFLSPFIVASQSTPIVVLAPLLVSWLGFGSLPAVLVSALSALYPVLVSTLIGVREVDHAYHELFHSLRATPWQRLTRLELPGALPVMLGGLRLAASLALIGAVVWEFTDPNQKGLGFRVQEAGIYQDKAGQFAAIALLIVFGVLLYGAVTALERWAARRRGQ from the coding sequence GTGAGTGGCCCAGGGCATCCGGGCAACACTGACCCTATCCGGCTGGAACACGTCTCGGTGCAGCTCGGCGGCGTGCCGGTGCTGCGCGACGTGACCCTGAACGTGGAACGCGGCGAATTTCTGGCGATTATCGGCGCGAGCGGAGGCGGCAAAAGCACGCTGCTGCGCGTCATCGCCGGGTTGCAGCTTCCCCACGCAGGGCGGGTAGAGGTGGCCTCGCCCCCGGCGCTGGTCTTTCAGGATTACCGACTGCTGCCGTGGCGCAGCGCCCTGCGGAACGTGCAACTGCCCGCCGACCTCGGCGCGGCTGCGGGCGGGAACGGCGGCCTGGACGCCAAAGAAGCCCTGCGGCTGGTGGGGCTGGAAGCTACGCCGACTATTTTCCGGCGCATTTCGGGCGGAATGCGGGCGCGGGTGGCGCTGGCGCGGGCGCTGGCCCAGAGCGGGGACATTCTGCTGCTCGACGAGCCGTTCGCCGCGCTCGACGCCCTGGTGCGCGAACGCTTCAACGAGGAATTGCGGCACCTGCACGAAAAAACGGGCCGCACCACAGTGCTGGTCACCCATTCGATTCGCGAGGCCGCGCTGCTCGCCGACCGGGTGGCGGTGCTGCGCGGCGGGCAACTCGTCGAGGTGCTCGACACGCGCGGGGCAGGCCGGGTCAGCGCCTACACCGACGGTATAGAGGCCCGGCTGCGCGACCTGCTCGGGGCCGGCGACTCCACCCGCTTGCAGGTCGCGCCCCGGCGGCGTCCGAGCGCCTCGGCGCTGTTGCCGCTGCTGGCGCTGCTGCTCGCTGGAATCGCGTGGCAGGTGGCGGCGGTACGGCTCGCGCAGCCCTTTTTGCTGCCTGCGCCCGCCGCCGTGTGGGCCAAGCTGACCGGCAACGCCCCCACGTTGTTCGCCTCGTTGTGGGTCACGGCCCGCACCGCGCTGCTCGGCACCCTGCTCGGTGGGCTGGGGGGGCTGCTGCTCGGGTATCCCATCGCCAAGTCGCGCGCGCTGGAGCGCTTCCTGAGCCCTTTCATCGTCGCGTCGCAGAGCACGCCCATCGTGGTGCTCGCGCCGTTGCTGGTGTCGTGGCTGGGGTTCGGGAGCTTGCCCGCCGTGCTGGTGTCGGCCCTCTCGGCGCTGTATCCGGTGCTAGTGTCCACCCTCATCGGCGTGCGCGAGGTGGACCACGCCTATCACGAGCTGTTTCATTCGCTGCGGGCGACCCCCTGGCAGCGGCTGACCCGGCTGGAACTGCCCGGCGCGCTGCCGGTCATGCTCGGCGGGCTGCGGCTGGCGGCGAGTCTGGCGCTCATCGGCGCGGTGGTCTGGGAATTTACCGACCCCAATCAAAAGGGCCTGGGCTTTAGGGTGCAGGAGGCGGGCATCTATCAGGACAAGGCCGGGCAGTTTGCCGCGATTGCCCTCCTGATCGTCTTCGGGGTGCTGCTTTACGGCGCGGTCACGGCGCTTGAACGCTGGGCGGCGCGGCGGCGCGGACAGTAA
- a CDS encoding protein kinase domain-containing protein, with translation MRRVRRPTMAEWPEQGARRAGRYLLDEQLHSTPHEALYRAHTEWNEQVLVSFYAVADPGTPRGQRARQTWLRYARSLLQVHSPHVLPVRDLIDEGEWLSLVFEPRRTITLRELLSAGPVSPELLQPLTTALFEGLSAAHQGALLHTQISPEAVWFDTQKRPLLAEFGLARRTAQELRDHWPHDPRYAAPELLSGGPYTPQTDLYALAATLLEAATGTALSPVSARQQGVRLPSWPAGIPPQVAHALESCLQLDPAVRAVSAAEVLEELRRAQPTQAILSQQEPPAPPPSVPSPPAAPQSPDPGPTQSRAGFPWWIPLVIGLVVLGGYKLASTPRSSTVTAVSESTSENDVSAPTETPEEVQVPVAEQSQTEEQPPEPEPSPPAEPVPTDPEPPAAIIPPPEATPVEALPPSEDPITDDEVVTFVDDYLAAGSGHDLTAAINHYADRVTYFDQGLQAKAALRKDKAGYFKRWPERSYQRVSEVQTLSEGANTRQVRFNYSYDLTRPGKQLTGQAYTDLGLIKTGGQLFITSETGKIFKELQHSVTTELPTEPSADTVAESSETRQGAPKFLNWTFGGCVDDAGGTEQAYLTPGQIQHCAVVIETIPNGTSPIRAVFNYELEYEEDGTTQKFPIDAPDVWPSQTAGVLATDFLQDGSTLIFTLPLTVRERSDRSYTQINAIGTVTFDNGSEKNVYVKIPIYR, from the coding sequence ATGCGGCGCGTCAGGAGGCCCACCATGGCTGAGTGGCCTGAGCAAGGAGCCCGGAGAGCCGGAAGGTATCTGCTCGATGAGCAGTTGCACAGCACCCCACACGAGGCACTTTACCGAGCTCACACCGAGTGGAACGAGCAGGTTTTGGTCAGTTTCTATGCGGTTGCAGACCCTGGCACACCTCGGGGTCAACGGGCAAGGCAGACTTGGTTGAGGTACGCCCGCAGTCTTTTGCAGGTGCACAGTCCCCACGTGCTGCCCGTGCGTGATTTGATCGATGAAGGCGAGTGGCTCTCTCTGGTCTTCGAACCGCGCCGCACCATCACTCTACGTGAGCTGCTGTCCGCTGGGCCAGTTTCACCGGAACTGCTTCAGCCCCTGACAACGGCGCTGTTTGAAGGCTTGTCGGCTGCACATCAGGGCGCTCTGCTCCATACCCAGATCAGTCCGGAAGCCGTCTGGTTTGATACACAGAAGCGGCCACTGCTGGCAGAATTTGGACTTGCACGGCGCACCGCGCAGGAACTTCGTGACCACTGGCCGCACGACCCGCGTTATGCCGCACCGGAACTGCTTTCGGGGGGCCCTTATACCCCCCAGACGGATTTGTACGCTCTGGCAGCCACCCTGCTCGAAGCGGCGACGGGCACCGCGTTGTCCCCCGTCTCGGCACGGCAGCAAGGCGTGCGGCTCCCCAGCTGGCCAGCAGGAATTCCGCCTCAAGTTGCCCACGCCCTCGAATCCTGCTTGCAGTTGGACCCGGCTGTCCGCGCCGTAAGCGCCGCCGAGGTGCTGGAAGAACTCCGACGCGCTCAGCCCACTCAGGCAATCCTTTCGCAGCAGGAACCTCCCGCTCCTCCACCTTCTGTTCCTTCACCCCCGGCGGCTCCCCAGTCACCTGACCCTGGACCGACACAGTCACGCGCCGGCTTTCCGTGGTGGATTCCACTCGTGATTGGCCTTGTTGTCCTGGGCGGGTACAAGTTGGCCTCCACACCGCGATCCTCAACGGTCACAGCTGTCAGTGAAAGCACGTCGGAGAATGACGTCTCTGCACCCACTGAAACTCCGGAGGAGGTGCAGGTTCCCGTCGCAGAGCAGTCGCAAACAGAAGAACAGCCTCCTGAACCGGAGCCTTCACCTCCTGCTGAGCCTGTGCCTACCGATCCTGAACCTCCAGCCGCCATCATCCCGCCGCCAGAAGCGACGCCTGTCGAAGCGCTGCCGCCCAGTGAAGACCCCATCACGGACGATGAAGTTGTGACCTTCGTGGACGATTACCTCGCCGCAGGCAGTGGTCATGACCTGACGGCAGCGATCAATCACTATGCTGACCGCGTCACTTACTTTGACCAGGGTCTTCAGGCCAAAGCAGCGCTGCGAAAGGACAAAGCTGGGTATTTCAAGCGCTGGCCCGAGCGCTCGTATCAGCGGGTTTCCGAGGTTCAGACCCTGTCCGAAGGCGCCAACACCCGACAGGTGCGCTTCAACTACAGCTATGACCTGACCCGGCCTGGCAAACAACTGACCGGGCAGGCCTACACCGATCTCGGGCTGATCAAGACTGGAGGACAGCTCTTTATCACCAGCGAGACAGGGAAGATCTTCAAGGAACTACAGCACAGCGTCACCACGGAGTTGCCCACCGAGCCATCTGCCGACACAGTTGCCGAAAGTTCAGAAACGCGGCAGGGCGCCCCCAAATTTCTCAATTGGACATTTGGCGGCTGCGTGGATGACGCCGGTGGCACAGAGCAGGCCTACCTCACACCCGGGCAAATCCAACATTGTGCCGTCGTCATCGAGACGATTCCTAATGGGACCAGCCCCATACGTGCCGTGTTCAACTACGAACTGGAGTACGAGGAAGACGGTACGACGCAGAAATTTCCCATTGATGCTCCAGACGTCTGGCCGTCACAGACTGCCGGGGTTTTGGCGACTGACTTTCTTCAGGACGGCAGCACCTTGATCTTTACTCTGCCACTCACTGTACGGGAGCGCTCTGATCGCTCGTATACGCAGATCAACGCCATCGGAACAGTGACCTTCGACAACGGCAGTGAAAAGAATGTCTATGTCAAGATTCCTATCTACCGGTAA
- a CDS encoding DMT family transporter has product MTSAAPVQGRLDPLSLGAIVVTLVFWASAFTGIRIGLEHFSPGHLALYRFLVASVTLLLVMAVTRLPVPAPRDLWQIGVLSVAGISLYHVLLNMGERSVPAGTASLIIAAGPVITALLAARFLGESLNPLGWLGTAVSLGGVALIVLGQGQGLGFSAGALLVLGAAFFTSLYFVFQKGVLARVGSLRFTVWSLILGTVPLLVFLPGFGTELRAAPLPAHLAVLYLGVFPSALAYLTWTFAISRVGAGVTSSFLYVSPVFALLMAWALLGEVPGAVTLLGGVIALAGVLLVNTRGRPQ; this is encoded by the coding sequence ATGACTTCTGCTGCCCCGGTGCAAGGCCGCCTCGATCCGCTGTCGCTGGGGGCCATTGTGGTGACGCTGGTGTTCTGGGCGTCGGCCTTTACCGGGATCCGGATCGGCCTCGAACATTTCTCGCCGGGGCACCTCGCGCTCTACCGGTTTCTGGTGGCGAGCGTGACCCTGCTGCTGGTGATGGCCGTGACCCGGCTGCCGGTGCCCGCGCCACGTGACCTGTGGCAGATCGGGGTTTTGAGTGTGGCGGGGATTTCGCTGTATCACGTGCTGCTCAACATGGGCGAGCGCAGTGTGCCCGCCGGAACCGCCAGCCTCATCATCGCCGCCGGACCGGTCATTACGGCGCTGCTCGCCGCGCGGTTTCTCGGCGAAAGCCTCAATCCCCTCGGCTGGCTCGGCACGGCGGTCAGCCTCGGTGGGGTCGCGCTGATCGTGCTCGGGCAGGGGCAGGGCCTCGGCTTCAGTGCGGGGGCGCTGCTGGTGCTGGGCGCCGCCTTTTTCACCAGCCTGTATTTCGTCTTTCAAAAGGGCGTGCTGGCGCGGGTGGGGTCGCTGCGCTTCACGGTCTGGAGCCTCATTCTGGGCACGGTGCCGCTGCTGGTCTTTTTGCCTGGCTTCGGCACCGAGCTGCGGGCCGCGCCCCTGCCCGCGCACCTGGCGGTGCTGTACCTGGGCGTCTTTCCGAGTGCGCTGGCGTACCTCACCTGGACCTTCGCCATCTCACGGGTGGGGGCGGGGGTCACGTCGTCTTTTCTGTACGTGTCGCCAGTGTTCGCGCTGCTGATGGCCTGGGCGCTGCTGGGCGAGGTGCCCGGCGCGGTGACCCTGCTTGGCGGCGTCATCGCCCTGGCGGGGGTGTTGCTGGTCAATACGCGGGGGCGGCCCCAGTGA
- a CDS encoding helix-turn-helix domain-containing protein, with protein MTTPNPSTHAENLTRSPRVTNGRKRTTLTPEQLATLPVLDVVETAALLRVGQDLIRNEIKAGRLLAENYGTPARPVYRIHRAQLDAWRAERSTAQGQK; from the coding sequence ATGACCACCCCTAACCCCAGCACACATGCTGAAAACCTGACCCGCTCGCCCAGAGTGACGAACGGGCGCAAACGTACCACCCTGACCCCTGAGCAGCTCGCAACCCTGCCCGTGCTCGACGTGGTAGAGACGGCGGCCCTGTTGCGCGTCGGGCAAGACCTCATCAGAAACGAAATTAAAGCGGGCCGCCTGCTCGCTGAAAACTACGGCACCCCCGCACGGCCCGTGTACCGCATTCACCGCGCCCAGCTCGACGCGTGGCGGGCCGAGCGCTCGACGGCTCAGGGGCAAAAATGA
- a CDS encoding tyrosine-type recombinase/integrase, producing MADGAEGRRVKRGQGEGSYTKTPAGRVRWRVMTTTPAGERRHVTGTARNMTAAREAVREALRAAERDTLPPRERVTVEQLVSAYIEHRAPSLKGRTVENYRALLRRNISPSLGQLKAQGVTPQRLRAFYDAQREAGQGDSVRRQTHNLLNAAYLLGLTDGVVTVNPAARARPVYVERGAARVKAFTPDEAARFYAAARADRWGWPLAFMLATGLRPGEALGLTWADVTMRGSAEGGTLAAVVHIERTRSVSGGRVYEDTPKTERGRRSLTVTGDAARLLLDARAQAEREAGARLRHNGREYQSTGYVFVTRAGTPYRPDNLRRPMARLCQAVGVPVLTPHKLRHTWASVQAAAGVPVEVLSAELGHAAPSFTRDTYRHVYESERASLTYDPLTPAAAPAPEPEPQGRKRVTVRARLAQAEAGSAEGEAGELPPSAAPGSKRARA from the coding sequence ATGGCAGACGGGGCAGAGGGGCGGCGGGTCAAGCGCGGGCAGGGCGAGGGCAGCTATACGAAAACCCCAGCGGGGCGGGTGCGCTGGCGGGTCATGACCACCACCCCAGCGGGCGAGCGGCGGCACGTGACCGGCACGGCCCGCAACATGACGGCGGCACGCGAGGCGGTGCGCGAGGCGCTGAGGGCCGCTGAGCGTGACACCCTGCCCCCCCGCGAGCGCGTGACCGTCGAGCAGCTTGTAAGCGCGTACATCGAGCACCGCGCCCCCAGCCTCAAGGGGCGCACCGTCGAGAATTACCGCGCCTTACTGCGGCGCAACATCTCCCCCAGCCTGGGGCAGCTCAAGGCCCAGGGCGTGACCCCCCAGCGGCTCAGGGCGTTTTATGACGCCCAGCGCGAGGCGGGGCAGGGTGACAGTGTGCGGCGGCAAACTCACAACCTGCTGAACGCGGCCTATTTGCTGGGCCTGACTGACGGGGTGGTGACGGTGAACCCCGCCGCCCGTGCTCGCCCCGTGTATGTCGAGCGCGGGGCCGCGCGGGTCAAGGCGTTCACCCCAGATGAGGCGGCCCGGTTTTACGCGGCGGCCCGCGCTGACCGCTGGGGCTGGCCTCTGGCCTTCATGCTGGCGACCGGTCTACGCCCAGGCGAGGCCCTGGGGCTGACCTGGGCAGACGTGACCATGCGGGGCAGCGCTGAGGGGGGCACGCTCGCGGCGGTGGTACACATCGAGCGCACGCGGTCAGTCAGCGGCGGGCGAGTCTATGAGGACACCCCGAAAACCGAACGGGGCCGCCGCTCGCTGACCGTGACCGGTGACGCGGCCCGGTTGCTGCTCGACGCCCGCGCCCAGGCTGAGCGCGAGGCGGGGGCGCGGCTAAGGCATAACGGGCGCGAGTACCAGAGCACCGGGTATGTGTTCGTGACGCGGGCGGGCACCCCGTACCGGCCTGACAATTTGCGGCGGCCTATGGCGCGGCTCTGTCAGGCGGTGGGCGTGCCGGTGCTGACTCCTCACAAACTGCGGCACACCTGGGCGAGCGTTCAGGCGGCGGCGGGGGTGCCCGTCGAGGTGCTCTCGGCTGAGCTGGGGCACGCGGCCCCCAGTTTCACGCGGGACACGTACCGGCACGTGTACGAAAGTGAGCGGGCCTCGCTGACCTATGACCCGCTGACCCCAGCGGCGGCCCCGGCCCCTGAGCCTGAACCCCAGGGGCGTAAGCGGGTAACGGTGCGGGCACGGCTCGCCCAGGCTGAGGCGGGCAGCGCTGAGGGTGAGGCGGGCGAGCTGCCCCCCAGCGCTGCCCCAGGGTCAAAGCGGGCGAGGGCCTGA
- a CDS encoding helix-turn-helix domain-containing protein, with the protein MYTRDDKVLAMNDAVRAVINARLHEKKMSRADLARATGVSPTSITRALNGSEGGGTVPPLWAAMLDALGLTLTAVPVEHTGTAQPVTVPSSPQELDALTARITAAVREALGAAGSSTPSPAAPAEPGADEPGSAGGAG; encoded by the coding sequence ATGTATACGCGAGATGATAAGGTTCTAGCCATGAATGACGCGGTAAGGGCGGTCATTAACGCCCGCCTACACGAAAAAAAGATGAGCCGCGCCGACCTCGCACGCGCTACCGGGGTTAGCCCTACTTCCATTACTCGCGCCCTGAACGGGTCAGAGGGCGGCGGCACCGTGCCCCCACTCTGGGCCGCCATGCTTGACGCCCTGGGCCTGACGCTTACAGCGGTGCCCGTCGAGCACACCGGCACCGCCCAGCCGGTCACGGTCCCCAGCTCACCCCAGGAACTCGACGCGCTCACCGCTCGCATAACGGCGGCGGTACGCGAGGCCCTGGGCGCGGCGGGCAGCTCGACCCCCAGCCCAGCGGCACCGGCTGAGCCTGGGGCAGATGAACCGGGCAGCGCTGGGGGGGCAGGATGA
- a CDS encoding PAS domain-containing protein: MKSGSIELRWAYVAFGLLAGIDVLAGIRILRRMVWHLEPSAPDAPLFILLFLLLHVVLLWLFHRLRNLVRYDQRLRAMYEQELGFAQQLLDASTEGLLMFGPEGTITYANRRAGEVMGYAPEALLGQRAQLLVTPEDQAALQEQWVQVWAQPQQVYHLRVYDAQGQVRRVQVTASPRWHQGRVVGSFGVVHPE; encoded by the coding sequence GTGAAGTCGGGGAGCATCGAACTGCGCTGGGCTTATGTGGCCTTCGGGCTCCTGGCGGGCATCGACGTTCTGGCGGGCATTCGTATTCTGCGCCGGATGGTGTGGCACCTGGAGCCGTCGGCGCCGGACGCGCCGCTGTTCATCCTGCTGTTTTTGCTGCTGCACGTCGTGCTGCTGTGGCTTTTTCACCGGCTGCGTAACCTGGTGCGCTACGACCAGCGGCTACGGGCGATGTACGAGCAGGAACTGGGATTCGCCCAGCAGTTGCTCGACGCCAGCACCGAGGGCCTGCTGATGTTCGGTCCCGAGGGCACCATCACCTACGCCAACCGCCGCGCCGGGGAGGTGATGGGGTACGCCCCCGAAGCGCTGCTGGGGCAAAGAGCGCAGCTGCTGGTCACGCCCGAGGACCAGGCCGCCTTGCAGGAACAGTGGGTGCAGGTTTGGGCGCAGCCCCAACAGGTCTACCACCTGCGGGTCTACGACGCCCAGGGGCAGGTGCGCCGGGTGCAGGTCACCGCCAGCCCGCGCTGGCACCAGGGCCGGGTCGTGGGCAGTTTCGGCGTGGTCCACCCGGAATAG
- a CDS encoding DUF3987 domain-containing protein, whose translation MTAPFADRIAQAEALASWAALVPVPQGTKGPRAKGWDSDPAQWITTPSAAREYLTAHPGAGVGLLHSESQTAALDIDHDGAALALAAVGVDLAAVLASNPYRVRGKKGEKPIFRVPDGLSLNRHALSWPDPSGKKGPGGRPAPLTIFELRGGAGVQDVMPPSVHPDTGRPYEWTGPVPASLGELPELPPELLSLWQRWAALLPVMRAACPWAPAELPAPAERDLNRLGGGSSRGGEGEGASVIDTFNASRSLAEVLGEHGYKGGPHGPWLYPGSSSGQAGVRLRPERTPRGAQVVMSWHAADPLGDGLPRDAFGVWALLAEGVDVYTADPAQRRELVKRAARVLGLPEPERGSAGGGAPRPAAADLPPVAWGEVAPLPPVTEPVPPLPVELLPAPLAQWIQAEARAAGLPLEVLAGPVLVGAGGMLSAAVKLKNAPNTPAVPANLWGAVCGRPGLKKTYAVNRGAAVLTRAQKAEFDRLDAQRSELETARGKAAAQLEALEARVKRAFKGGGKPVEMPSDDELTEAREALREAEAALTARWYVVNDPNAETLGEILRDSPQGVTVVRDELTGWLAGFERSGRETERAFYLEAANGTESFTLKRVSRGVVHIPLMCAGVLGGIQPGPLADVLDAQRGAGDGLLQRFQVFIWPDIFPEFDQAAQREPVSEALREAAAAVLDGLGTLTPESLGSVYPSGGPAPLLYTPEAQAVYDAWERQHAQALKDLSRGEAYRAHISKQPATFARLALIFHALDVVTLGSAHPQPARVGAEAAALAAVWCEYLAAHARKLWREGRRADVLDAQTVLGYVERGRVCDGHKVADVRRVLAEGKAGMTGPRLDAALKVLSECGAARVEVSTPPGGKAGGRPVKTLRVHPDALAALDGAEGEGVSA comes from the coding sequence ATGACCGCGCCCTTTGCTGACCGTATCGCCCAGGCTGAGGCCCTGGCGAGCTGGGCCGCGTTGGTGCCGGTGCCCCAGGGCACGAAAGGCCCCCGCGCGAAGGGATGGGATTCTGACCCCGCCCAGTGGATTACCACCCCCAGCGCTGCCCGCGAGTACCTCACGGCGCACCCTGGGGCCGGTGTGGGGTTGCTGCACTCTGAGAGTCAAACCGCCGCGCTCGACATAGACCACGACGGCGCGGCGCTCGCACTCGCGGCGGTGGGCGTAGACCTCGCGGCGGTGCTCGCCTCTAACCCCTACCGGGTCAGGGGTAAGAAGGGTGAAAAGCCTATTTTCCGCGTCCCTGACGGGCTGAGCCTGAACCGGCACGCCCTGAGCTGGCCTGACCCCAGCGGCAAGAAAGGCCCCGGCGGGCGGCCCGCCCCGCTGACCATTTTTGAGCTACGCGGCGGGGCTGGGGTGCAGGACGTGATGCCGCCCAGCGTGCACCCTGACACCGGGCGGCCCTATGAATGGACGGGGCCGGTGCCCGCCTCGCTGGGCGAGCTGCCCGAACTGCCCCCCGAACTGCTGAGCCTGTGGCAGCGCTGGGCGGCCCTGTTGCCGGTCATGCGGGCCGCGTGCCCCTGGGCACCGGCTGAGCTGCCCGCCCCGGCTGAGCGTGACCTGAACCGGCTGGGCGGTGGCAGCTCGCGCGGCGGTGAGGGCGAGGGGGCGAGCGTCATAGACACGTTTAACGCCTCGCGCTCACTCGCTGAGGTGCTGGGCGAGCACGGGTATAAGGGCGGGCCTCATGGCCCCTGGCTTTACCCCGGCTCGTCGAGCGGTCAGGCGGGCGTGAGGTTGCGCCCTGAGCGCACCCCGCGAGGCGCTCAGGTGGTGATGAGCTGGCACGCTGCCGACCCCCTGGGGGATGGGCTGCCCCGTGACGCGTTCGGAGTCTGGGCGCTGCTCGCTGAGGGTGTGGACGTGTACACGGCTGACCCTGCCCAGCGGCGCGAGTTGGTCAAGCGGGCCGCCCGCGTGCTGGGGTTGCCTGAGCCTGAGCGGGGCAGCGCTGGGGGTGGCGCCCCCCGCCCCGCCGCCGCTGACCTGCCCCCGGTGGCCTGGGGCGAGGTTGCCCCTCTGCCCCCGGTGACTGAACCGGTGCCGCCGCTGCCCGTCGAGCTGCTGCCCGCCCCGCTCGCCCAGTGGATACAGGCTGAGGCGCGGGCGGCGGGGCTGCCCTTAGAGGTGCTCGCGGGGCCGGTGCTCGTCGGTGCTGGGGGGATGCTCAGCGCGGCGGTGAAACTGAAAAACGCCCCCAACACCCCAGCGGTGCCCGCGAACCTCTGGGGCGCGGTATGCGGGCGGCCTGGGCTGAAAAAAACCTACGCCGTGAATAGAGGGGCGGCGGTGCTGACTCGCGCCCAGAAAGCAGAGTTTGACCGGCTCGACGCCCAGCGCTCAGAACTGGAAACCGCGAGAGGTAAGGCGGCGGCCCAGCTAGAGGCGCTAGAAGCCCGCGTGAAACGGGCATTTAAGGGGGGCGGTAAACCCGTCGAGATGCCCTCAGATGATGAGCTGACAGAGGCACGCGAGGCGCTGCGCGAGGCTGAGGCGGCCCTTACTGCCCGGTGGTACGTGGTCAACGACCCAAACGCCGAGACGCTGGGCGAGATTCTGAGGGACAGCCCCCAGGGTGTGACGGTGGTACGTGATGAGCTGACCGGGTGGCTCGCGGGGTTTGAGCGCTCAGGGCGTGAAACTGAACGGGCGTTTTATTTGGAGGCGGCAAACGGCACCGAGTCTTTTACGCTCAAGCGCGTCTCTCGCGGGGTGGTACATATCCCGCTGATGTGCGCTGGGGTGCTGGGCGGTATCCAACCGGGGCCGCTCGCTGACGTGCTCGACGCCCAGCGCGGGGCCGGTGACGGCCTCTTACAACGGTTTCAGGTGTTTATCTGGCCTGACATCTTCCCAGAGTTTGACCAAGCCGCCCAGCGCGAGCCGGTCAGCGAGGCGCTCCGCGAGGCGGCGGCGGCGGTGCTCGACGGGCTGGGCACCTTGACCCCTGAGAGTCTGGGCAGCGTGTACCCCAGCGGCGGCCCGGCCCCGCTGCTCTACACCCCAGAGGCTCAGGCGGTTTACGACGCCTGGGAACGTCAGCACGCCCAGGCCCTAAAAGACCTCAGCCGGGGCGAGGCATACCGGGCGCATATCTCTAAGCAACCGGCAACATTTGCACGGCTCGCCCTGATTTTTCACGCGCTCGACGTGGTGACGCTGGGCAGCGCTCACCCTCAGCCCGCCCGTGTTGGCGCTGAGGCGGCGGCGCTCGCGGCGGTGTGGTGTGAGTACCTCGCGGCGCACGCCCGCAAACTGTGGCGCGAGGGGCGGCGGGCTGACGTGCTCGACGCTCAGACGGTGCTGGGGTACGTCGAGCGGGGCCGCGTGTGTGATGGTCACAAGGTGGCAGACGTGCGCCGGGTGCTCGCTGAGGGTAAGGCGGGTATGACCGGCCCCCGGCTCGACGCGGCTCTAAAAGTGCTCAGCGAGTGCGGGGCCGCGAGGGTAGAAGTCAGCACGCCCCCAGGCGGTAAGGCGGGCGGGCGGCCCGTGAAAACGCTCAGGGTGCACCCTGACGCGCTCGCGGCGCTCGACGGGGCAGAGGGCGAGGGGGTGAGCGCGTGA
- a CDS encoding restriction endonuclease, translated as MRDTMPSFDEFNALTLKFMGDGQARQVNQIKDAVTALAQLSPQALAETIPSGESKVRHRIAWACSNLYRAGFLVKPQRGIYQISDTGRQILPTVGDTLTEREFETQPRWQQYLAERNQRQGDRAGAVVQATSVPALVEEQDLESVAIGAVDKLNDDLAIELLRRLREGSPAFFERAVIRVLRAMGYGGNDERELRTLLIESHTGRSGDGGIDGIIKLDPLGVQNIYIQAKRYGAGNPVGRPEVQGFVGALYGKRATRGVFMTTSRYTPDARAYAEGEAQDRLVLVDGVQLTTLMLNYGVGVQPKQTLTLLEIDEDFFE; from the coding sequence ATGCGCGACACCATGCCCAGTTTTGACGAATTCAACGCTCTCACGCTGAAATTCATGGGCGACGGGCAGGCGCGGCAGGTCAACCAGATTAAAGACGCGGTGACTGCGCTCGCGCAGCTTTCGCCTCAGGCCCTGGCCGAAACCATCCCCAGCGGCGAATCCAAAGTGCGCCACCGGATCGCCTGGGCGTGCAGCAACCTCTACCGGGCCGGCTTTCTGGTCAAGCCCCAGCGCGGCATCTATCAGATTTCGGACACAGGGCGGCAGATTTTGCCGACGGTGGGCGACACCCTGACCGAAAGAGAGTTCGAAACCCAGCCCCGCTGGCAGCAATACCTGGCCGAGCGCAACCAGCGTCAGGGGGACCGGGCCGGGGCCGTGGTCCAGGCGACTTCAGTGCCCGCGCTGGTCGAGGAACAGGACCTCGAAAGTGTCGCCATCGGCGCGGTGGACAAGCTCAACGATGATCTGGCGATTGAACTGTTGCGGCGATTGCGCGAAGGCTCTCCGGCCTTCTTCGAACGCGCCGTGATTCGGGTCCTGCGCGCGATGGGCTACGGCGGCAACGACGAACGCGAACTCAGGACCCTGCTGATCGAAAGCCACACCGGAAGGTCAGGAGACGGCGGGATTGACGGCATCATCAAACTCGATCCGCTGGGCGTCCAGAACATCTACATTCAGGCCAAACGGTACGGAGCAGGAAACCCGGTGGGCCGCCCTGAAGTGCAGGGATTCGTGGGCGCGTTGTATGGCAAACGGGCCACGCGCGGCGTCTTTATGACGACCTCCCGCTACACGCCCGATGCCAGGGCCTATGCCGAGGGTGAAGCGCAGGACCGGCTGGTGCTCGTTGATGGGGTGCAGCTCACCACCCTGATGCTCAATTACGGCGTGGGGGTGCAGCCCAAACAAACGCTGACCCTGCTGGAAATTGACGAAGATTTCTTTGAATAA